The Coffea eugenioides isolate CCC68of unplaced genomic scaffold, Ceug_1.0 ScVebR1_2827;HRSCAF=3928, whole genome shotgun sequence genome window below encodes:
- the LOC113757192 gene encoding uncharacterized protein LOC113757192, with amino-acid sequence MDGCFLKGPYGGQLLTAVGMDANNKMYPLAIAVVGVENYDNWSWFLGLLVQDLRISNSKNWCIMTDKQKGLVQAVRDKLPEAEHRCCAQHLYSNFKLSHRGLALKDRLWRCARASYVNQFKREMELLRQQSELAHQWLADKDPKTWSRSHFRVGLDCDILVNNMCESFNAVLLKARSLPIIGMLQTIYLYLLRRMEINREAMAKHEGLLCPRIFEILEKAKKDQCMCIASYAGTNRYQVSCPFGEQFVVDMAGKTCSCRKWQLRGIPCGHAVACINRRHEQPEQHVSHTYLKTTYVASYDPVLNPINGPNLWEHINLQPMKPPNFGRSPGRPKKMRKKGPGEEARTSKSCVNPNKPHKVSKVGTKMSCSLCKKYGHNKRSCPTNKKSANETGAA; translated from the exons ATGGATGGGTGCTTCTTAAAGGGCCCTTACGGTGGACAGCTTTTGACAGCCGTCGGCATGGATGCGAATAATAAAATGTATCCTTTGGCAATAGCAGTGGTAGGAGTGGAAAATTATGATAACTGGAGTTGGTTTTTGGGATTACTTGTCCAGGACTTgagaatttcaaattcaaagaaTTGGTGCATAATGACTGATAAACAAAAG GGATTGGTCCAAGCAGTTAGAGACAAACTCCCGGAGGCTGAACATAGGTGTTGTGCTCAACATTTGtactccaacttcaaactcagTCATAGGGGCTTGGCACTAAAAGATAGGTTGTGGAGATGTGCAAGGGCATCATATGTGAACCAGTTCAAACGTGAAATGGAGTTGCTTAGGCAACAATCTGAACTTGCACATCAATGGCTGGCTGACAAAGACCCTAAAACATGGTCAAGATCTCATTTTAGGGTTGGTTTGGACTGTGACATTCTGGTTAACAACATGTGTGAGTCCTTCAATGCTGTGCTATTAAAAGCTAGATCACTGCCCATAATAGGCATGTTGCAGACCATTTACCTGTATTTATTGAGGAGAATGGAGATAAATAGGGAGGCAATGGCTAAACATGAAG GTCTCCTTTGTCCGAGAATTTTTGAGATACTTGAGAAAGCAAAAAAGGATCAATGCATGTGTATTGCCTCTTATGCGGGGACAAACAGGTACCAAGTATCTTGTCCCTTTGGTGAGCAATTTGTTGTTGATATGGCTGGCAAAACTTGTAGCTGTCGCAAGTGGCAACTGAGAGGAATTCCTTGTGGTCATGCTGTTGCATGCATTAATAGAAGGCATGAGCAACCTGAGCAACATGTATCTCACACATATTTGAAGACTACTTATGTGGCAAGTTATGATCCCGTACTAAATCCTATCAATGGCCCAAATTTGTGGGAGCACATTAATTTACAACCAATGAAGCCTCCAAACTTTGGAAGATCACCTGGTAGACccaagaaaatgagaaaaaaggGTCCAGGTGAAGAGGCAAGAACTTCTAAATCATGTGTCAATCCAAATAAACCTCACAAAGTGAGCAAGGTTGGCACTAAGATGAGCTGCAGTTTGTGCAAGAAGTATGGCCACAATAAGAGAAGCTGCCCAACTAATAAGAAATCTGCCAATGAAACAGGTGCTGCCTAG